The following coding sequences lie in one Musa acuminata AAA Group cultivar baxijiao chromosome BXJ1-8, Cavendish_Baxijiao_AAA, whole genome shotgun sequence genomic window:
- the LOC103974384 gene encoding transcription repressor OFP13-like — translation MGKKLGLISFIFKLRVAPKPCYSSWPWLSCKDPKTESFRDIDGDATYKPVNSAYFDSTESCSTRSSEEQESFCTASADSGGDSTETVVRGLRSDRLFFEPGGTSSIVAEAKDRELPFRGSVALAMESEDPYRDFRLSMEEMVVAHGMKDWRRLEELLLWYLRVNRRKTHGAIVGAFVDLLLTFASPSPPPSSASSSSSIQIEEMEEELGSVSS, via the coding sequence ATGGGCAAGAAGCTtggcttgatctccttcatcttCAAGCTCAGGGTCGCACCAAAGCCTTGTTACTCTTCATGGCCTTGGCTTTCTTGTAAGGACCCGAAGACGGAGTCCTTCCGCGACATCGACGGCGACGCCACCTACAAGCCTGTGAACTCGGCGTACTTCGACTCGACCGAGTCGTGCTCCACCCGTTCGTCGGAGGAGCAGGAGAGCTTCTGCACAGCGTCGGCGGACTCCGGTGGGGACTCCACGGAGACGGTGGTGCGCGGGCTACGGTCGGACCGGCTCTTCTTCGAGCCGGGAGGCACGAGTTCGATAGTGGCTGAGGCGAAGGACCGCGAGCTCCCGTTCAGGGGAAGCGTCGCGCTAGCGATGGAATCGGAAGACCCGTACCGTGACTTTCGGCTGTCGATGGAGGAGATGGTGGTGGCTCACGGCATGAAAGATTGGCGGCGGCTGGAGGAGCTGCTTCTTTGGTATCTGAGGGTCAACCGGAGGAAGACTCATGGTGCCATAGTTGGAGCCTTCGTGGATTTGCTTCTAACCTttgcttctccttctcctcctccatcttctgcatcttcttccagTTCAATTCAGattgaggaaatggaagaggagttAGGAAGTGTGTCAAGTTAA